The Acidimicrobiales bacterium genome has a window encoding:
- a CDS encoding fumarylacetoacetate hydrolase family protein, with the protein MGTVRGDGVTVVAPVDDFYADLDRWSSTEGDGPTVDMAAVQLEPPVPGTARVICVGLNYAMHIAETNSERPEFPNLFSKFRSTLVGDGADVPVPPGDHRFDYEGELAAVVGHTGTDEAAVFAYTCFNDLTARTWQKSVTQWTLGKNADRSGPIGPTLVTGDELGDPYDLTLVTRRNGDEMQNTNTGLMYFRAADVLDHVAKVMTVLPGDVIALGTPSGVGYRREPPVHLGPGDTVEVEIDGIGVLTTHITKGLT; encoded by the coding sequence ATGGGAACCGTCCGAGGGGACGGTGTCACCGTGGTCGCCCCTGTGGACGACTTCTACGCCGATCTCGACCGGTGGAGCTCCACGGAGGGGGACGGCCCCACCGTCGACATGGCGGCGGTGCAGCTGGAGCCGCCCGTGCCCGGCACCGCCCGGGTCATCTGCGTCGGCCTGAACTACGCCATGCACATCGCCGAGACCAACTCGGAACGCCCCGAGTTCCCCAACCTGTTCTCGAAGTTCCGCTCGACCCTCGTCGGCGACGGTGCCGACGTGCCGGTTCCCCCCGGGGACCATCGCTTCGACTACGAGGGCGAGCTGGCTGCCGTGGTCGGCCACACCGGGACCGACGAGGCCGCCGTCTTCGCCTACACCTGTTTCAACGACCTCACAGCGCGGACGTGGCAGAAGAGCGTCACGCAGTGGACGCTCGGCAAGAACGCCGACCGTTCGGGGCCGATCGGCCCGACGCTCGTCACCGGCGACGAGCTCGGCGACCCCTACGACCTGACGCTGGTCACCCGTCGCAACGGCGACGAGATGCAGAACACCAACACGGGCCTGATGTACTTCCGGGCGGCGGACGTGCTCGACCACGTCGCCAAGGTCATGACCGTCCTGCCCGGCGACGTCATCGCCCTCGGAACCCCGAGCGGCGTCGGCTACCGCCGTGAGCCGCCCGTGCACCTCGGCCCCGGCGACACGGTCGAGGTGGAGATCGACGGGATCGGCGTGCTGACCACCCACATCACGAAGGGACTCACCTGA